The Candidatus Sysuiplasma jiujiangense genome includes a window with the following:
- a CDS encoding ABC transporter permease: MGRNAGQINRNRFNQFLASVYVNAIYEMKNYPVVLINTMLSPLSFLILIVFVSHGKLIGEAIEGGLIMSMFGAGTSLLSDMSHLKNDFKLQDMVVSSPASWQIYVSGMAVSEIVYSLPALAVLGIMAVYFIHGTFVSLLTLMGVLLMMFVTSIAIGYTFATFSSDIVQSFAFSRLISTLFSTIPPVYYPITYIPLPYRYFAYLSPTTYAAELAQNAGGYIQLSTQAVVIDWLVLLGVTLALFLIARTKARWREN, translated from the coding sequence ATGGGGAGAAACGCTGGCCAGATTAACCGTAACAGGTTCAATCAGTTTCTTGCGTCAGTATATGTCAACGCCATCTATGAAATGAAGAACTATCCTGTGGTACTTATCAACACGATGCTCTCACCACTATCATTTCTGATTCTGATTGTTTTCGTGAGTCACGGAAAACTGATTGGCGAGGCCATAGAGGGAGGACTGATAATGTCCATGTTCGGGGCAGGAACTTCCCTTCTCTCCGACATGTCTCATCTCAAGAACGATTTCAAGCTGCAGGATATGGTTGTCAGTTCGCCCGCATCGTGGCAGATTTATGTCTCAGGCATGGCTGTCTCGGAGATAGTTTATTCCCTTCCGGCTCTTGCTGTTCTCGGCATCATGGCGGTGTATTTCATTCATGGCACGTTTGTAAGCCTGCTGACGTTGATGGGTGTGTTACTCATGATGTTCGTGACATCTATAGCCATCGGCTATACGTTTGCCACATTTTCAAGCGACATAGTCCAGAGTTTTGCATTTTCAAGGCTGATATCGACCCTGTTTTCGACCATCCCTCCAGTCTATTATCCGATCACATATATACCGTTACCATACAGGTATTTCGCATATCTGTCCCCTACAACTTATGCCGCTGAACTTGCTCAGAATGCCGGAGGTTATATTCAGCTCTCCACACAGGCCGTTGTGATTGACTGGCTCGTGCTGCTTGGTGTAACACTCGCTCTCTTCCTGATAGCGAGGACAAAAGCCAGATGGAGAGAGAACTGA
- a CDS encoding S9 family peptidase produces the protein MQYLRNRYCIGKTKKVDDFEGSIESFDFLGDGFAIIAQDSSLPTELYAFESGKTDRLTNLNREIEARRLRKAEHFNFSSFDGATIDGWYLSYGRKKKPGILEIHGGPKTAYGNAFMFEFQLLSSSGYAVVYFNPRGSDGYENSFSQAVREHFGEGDYQDLMKGVEAALLRCRSIDATRLGVTGGSYGGFMTNWIIGHTSLFKAAVTQRSISNQISFFGTSDIGPWFNGDQIGGSPWENIAAYWDKSPLKFAEKVKTPLLIIHSEEDYRCPVEQAYQFYSALKFFGKEVEMKLFPGENHELSRSGKPHHRIERLQSICGWFDSHLKQTKVE, from the coding sequence GTGCAATATCTACGTAACAGATATTGCATCGGGAAAACAAAGAAGGTCGACGATTTTGAGGGCAGCATAGAATCGTTTGATTTCCTTGGAGACGGGTTCGCGATAATAGCACAGGATTCATCACTTCCGACGGAACTATATGCATTCGAATCAGGAAAAACAGATAGGTTGACGAATTTGAACAGGGAGATTGAGGCGAGGAGACTCAGGAAGGCCGAGCATTTCAATTTCTCTTCGTTTGACGGTGCAACAATTGACGGCTGGTATCTGTCTTACGGCAGAAAGAAGAAACCCGGAATACTGGAAATACATGGGGGACCCAAGACGGCATACGGCAATGCGTTCATGTTTGAATTTCAACTTTTGTCATCGAGTGGATACGCTGTGGTTTACTTCAACCCGCGGGGAAGCGACGGCTATGAAAATTCATTTTCCCAGGCTGTCAGAGAGCATTTCGGAGAAGGCGACTACCAGGATCTGATGAAGGGGGTGGAAGCCGCACTGCTTAGATGCAGGAGCATTGACGCTACAAGACTCGGTGTCACAGGCGGCTCTTACGGCGGGTTCATGACAAACTGGATAATAGGCCACACATCCCTGTTCAAGGCAGCCGTAACGCAAAGATCTATAAGCAATCAGATCTCCTTCTTCGGAACATCGGATATCGGACCGTGGTTTAACGGGGACCAGATAGGTGGAAGCCCATGGGAAAACATCGCGGCATACTGGGATAAATCCCCGCTCAAATTTGCGGAGAAAGTTAAAACACCATTGCTCATAATACACTCGGAGGAAGATTACAGGTGCCCTGTAGAGCAGGCTTATCAGTTCTATTCTGCACTGAAATTCTTCGGTAAGGAGGTGGAGATGAAGCTGTTTCCGGGAGAGAATCATGAGCTGTCCAGGAGCGGCAAACCGCATCACAGAATTGAAAGGTTGCAATCAATCTGCGGTTGGTTTGACAGTCATCTGAAGCAAACGAAGGTGGAGTGA
- a CDS encoding PD40 domain-containing protein: MNRKDKSDIRTIRKFPFYFNGKGFLDNKETHLYRTTLKGKVVQITHGPLTVNQFDVSLAASKIVMTLRKDAWDVYTTDLYTCDAGGGGLKSITGKPAGYSFPAFSPDGKQIAFLYRDLKNGLFRHSLTSIISATGKDMRHISDLDRNPGNSVNSDSRTAADTLLKWSDDARLLYYTATDGGMCNIYVTDIASGKQRRSTILRAA, encoded by the coding sequence GTGAATCGGAAAGATAAGAGCGATATCAGGACAATAAGAAAGTTTCCGTTTTATTTCAACGGAAAGGGGTTTCTTGACAACAAGGAGACGCACCTCTACCGTACAACTCTGAAAGGAAAGGTCGTCCAGATCACTCACGGACCGTTAACCGTAAACCAGTTTGATGTTTCGCTCGCAGCTTCAAAGATTGTAATGACGTTGAGAAAGGATGCCTGGGATGTCTATACGACAGATCTCTACACATGTGATGCTGGCGGAGGGGGATTGAAGAGCATCACGGGCAAGCCTGCCGGATACAGCTTTCCCGCATTTTCGCCGGACGGAAAGCAGATTGCATTTCTATACAGGGATTTGAAAAATGGGCTGTTCCGGCATAGCCTGACAAGCATCATATCGGCTACCGGGAAAGATATGAGACACATATCGGATCTTGACAGGAATCCTGGCAATTCAGTCAATTCAGACAGCAGAACAGCCGCAGACACGCTTCTGAAATGGAGTGATGATGCCAGACTCCTGTATTATACGGCCACAGACGGCGGAATGTGCAATATCTACGTAACAGATATTGCATCGGGAAAACAAAGAAGGTCGACGATTTTGAGGGCAGCATAG
- a CDS encoding DUF835 domain-containing protein, which produces MDVGGNNDSSYSIEYPDFGWLNGTVSPARSVVTVDGYPVTVSSAGIFNITLGPGDYILNATLAGYSNFTNYIAVKSGFSYAVDIVLEKLYVVDIQEHGLKKGTQWAVYLNGSRASQSTSYSLFTMINGTYSLFIPSVPGYRTGSYPSSIYVNGSNQTILVNFTVATFNVAFEETGLANGTAWSLIVSNSTFSVNYTINSTSSSMLLPNGTYNYSVMKVPGYSSSPSRGIFSVTGSTTTVSVTFDLIFYRITFVENGLHSASKWSVTLNGATKSNNSTTITFYETLGSYNYSIGTVKGYSLSISSGTISVVSGNLTVGVTFSPASANGNSLFFSKPLNLFYFAVILIILVQIEIIASFYYFRRTRSRSGEGGDKNRPGPNGKPDHSLNRQKPVSEMVEENSSQSGGAVASAVVSPSLPLNAGRDAEDGLPSDKKIAGTAGVPQLSSILEYGNSFAFFEEKAEKSVQLFEIGLKKGLKGLCFTREYPEKLRQRHDLKDAAVVWLSNIGSQDTIRPKDLEKITLQCNELLASSQSVILIDGLEYLITNNGFISVLKLLQFLRDATAVNRSVLIISINQHAIKDSEVSLIKREVDRIVD; this is translated from the coding sequence TTGGACGTTGGAGGCAATAACGATTCTTCATACTCCATCGAATATCCTGATTTTGGCTGGCTTAACGGAACCGTCTCCCCCGCGCGATCAGTCGTCACTGTGGACGGCTATCCTGTTACGGTTTCTTCGGCAGGCATTTTCAACATAACACTGGGCCCCGGAGATTACATCCTGAACGCGACGCTGGCAGGCTACTCGAATTTTACAAACTATATCGCGGTCAAATCGGGTTTTTCCTATGCGGTGGATATTGTTCTTGAAAAACTCTACGTCGTAGATATTCAGGAGCATGGTCTCAAAAAAGGAACTCAATGGGCTGTCTATTTGAATGGCAGTCGTGCCAGTCAATCGACGAGTTATTCTTTATTCACAATGATTAATGGAACCTATTCACTTTTTATTCCCTCTGTTCCGGGTTACAGAACCGGTTCATATCCTTCCTCGATATATGTGAATGGGAGCAATCAGACTATTCTGGTTAATTTTACAGTTGCAACCTTCAATGTGGCTTTTGAAGAGACCGGTCTTGCTAACGGTACCGCCTGGAGTTTGATTGTTTCCAACTCCACATTTTCGGTGAACTACACCATAAACTCAACATCCAGTAGCATGCTGTTGCCCAATGGCACTTACAATTACTCTGTAATGAAAGTCCCGGGCTACAGCTCTTCTCCGTCCAGGGGGATTTTCAGTGTAACAGGCAGTACAACGACTGTAAGCGTTACATTCGATCTTATCTTCTACAGAATAACATTCGTCGAAAATGGTCTCCATTCGGCTTCCAAGTGGTCTGTTACGCTGAATGGAGCCACAAAATCCAATAACAGCACTACGATAACTTTCTATGAGACTCTCGGCTCATACAATTATTCGATCGGAACCGTCAAAGGGTACAGTCTGTCGATATCATCCGGCACAATATCTGTTGTTTCAGGTAATCTCACCGTCGGTGTGACGTTCTCTCCAGCTTCAGCCAACGGGAATTCGCTGTTTTTCTCCAAACCGCTCAACCTGTTCTATTTCGCAGTAATACTGATTATACTTGTGCAGATTGAGATAATTGCCTCATTTTACTACTTCAGAAGGACCAGATCAAGGAGTGGCGAAGGAGGCGATAAAAACAGGCCGGGACCAAATGGCAAACCTGACCACTCCCTTAATAGGCAGAAACCGGTTTCAGAAATGGTTGAGGAAAATTCTTCCCAATCAGGCGGGGCCGTTGCATCCGCCGTCGTTTCCCCATCACTGCCGTTGAATGCCGGGCGAGATGCAGAAGACGGTCTGCCGTCGGACAAAAAAATTGCAGGTACGGCAGGCGTGCCGCAACTGTCTTCCATTCTTGAATACGGGAATTCATTTGCATTCTTTGAAGAAAAGGCTGAAAAATCAGTACAGCTGTTCGAAATTGGTTTAAAGAAGGGACTGAAGGGTCTCTGTTTTACGAGGGAATATCCCGAAAAGCTCAGACAGAGACATGACCTCAAGGACGCAGCGGTTGTATGGCTTTCGAACATCGGCAGCCAGGATACCATCAGACCCAAAGATCTGGAAAAGATCACGCTTCAGTGCAATGAGCTCCTTGCTTCATCCCAGAGTGTTATACTCATTGACGGACTGGAATATCTTATTACAAACAACGGCTTCATTAGCGTCCTCAAACTGCTTCAGTTCCTGCGTGATGCGACAGCGGTAAATCGTTCGGTCCTCATTATTTCGATTAACCAGCATGCGATAAAAGACAGTGAGGTCAGCCTCATAAAACGTGAAGTGGACAGAATAGTGGACTAG
- a CDS encoding ABC transporter ATP-binding protein: MTKIYGKSGRKALDSVTFTTSGRGIFVLIGRNGSGKTTMVRIFSTELEPTAGSVSIDGVDVIGNPADIRKRIAIVPQEARTVNWMTPMQTAFSYLLWRGFSRSEAKERAARSLEELGMNKFANSLNRTLSGGMKRKVLVATVLASEADIIFLDEPTTGLDPISRKEFWEILRRTSKDRFVFLTTHYLEEAEALADEICILDSGKLIRIGTLQSLRKSIDFNFSLKVQKDRPFRLPEIAEGELFDGTDVLHILTVEEEAYSISRDLAKIGVRFTINPVSLEDIFFYLVAKTGTIADGGK; the protein is encoded by the coding sequence TTGACAAAGATTTACGGAAAGAGCGGCAGAAAAGCGCTCGATTCCGTCACCTTCACCACTTCAGGCAGAGGCATCTTCGTTCTCATAGGCAGGAACGGCTCAGGGAAGACGACTATGGTCAGAATATTTTCCACCGAGCTCGAGCCGACTGCCGGATCAGTGTCTATTGACGGTGTGGATGTTATCGGCAATCCCGCTGATATCAGGAAAAGGATTGCAATCGTTCCGCAGGAGGCAAGGACAGTTAACTGGATGACGCCGATGCAAACCGCTTTTTCATATCTTCTGTGGAGGGGATTCAGCAGATCGGAGGCGAAAGAAAGAGCAGCGCGCTCTCTTGAAGAGCTCGGCATGAATAAATTCGCAAACAGTCTGAACCGTACACTTTCAGGCGGCATGAAGAGGAAGGTACTTGTTGCAACCGTTCTTGCGTCTGAAGCAGACATTATTTTTCTGGACGAGCCTACAACTGGGCTTGATCCAATATCAAGAAAGGAATTCTGGGAAATTCTGCGCAGAACCTCAAAGGACCGATTTGTCTTCCTCACAACTCACTATCTGGAAGAAGCCGAAGCACTGGCTGATGAGATATGTATACTGGACAGCGGGAAGCTGATAAGAATTGGGACACTTCAGAGTTTGAGGAAAAGCATTGATTTCAATTTCAGTCTCAAAGTGCAAAAGGATCGGCCATTCCGCCTGCCTGAAATTGCGGAAGGAGAACTGTTTGACGGAACAGACGTTCTGCACATACTGACTGTTGAGGAAGAAGCATACAGCATTTCCCGGGATCTTGCCAAAATTGGCGTACGTTTTACTATAAATCCAGTCTCACTTGAAGACATATTCTTTTACCTTGTCGCCAAAACCGGAACAATCGCTGACGGGGGAAAGTAA
- a CDS encoding gamma-glutamyl-gamma-aminobutyrate hydrolase family protein (Members of this family of hydrolases with an active site Cys residue belong to MEROPS family C26.): MRRKPLIGITMSRRDKEGTRESINVSYIEAVAKAGGVPVPLTNSASGVELAGYCDGILLPGGGDIDPSLYGDKPDGTEMSSVEAERDRTEREIVLNPEFAEKPVLGICRGIQALSVFLGGKLIQDIPAYQKSASSNRTLNHRQKEHRSQFSHYITINEGSRLYSIFGTGSRMVNSLHHQSVKTPPPGWNVTAFSDDGIVEAMELPGNVFKVAVQWHPEELIGHCEMDMKLFESFVRSAAEYAESAVNGNRKK; the protein is encoded by the coding sequence ATGAGAAGGAAACCCCTGATTGGCATAACAATGTCCAGGCGTGATAAAGAAGGAACACGGGAATCGATAAACGTTTCCTACATTGAAGCGGTAGCAAAGGCTGGTGGTGTTCCGGTACCCTTGACCAACTCAGCATCAGGAGTAGAACTCGCAGGTTACTGTGACGGGATACTGCTTCCCGGAGGTGGTGACATAGATCCATCTCTGTATGGCGATAAACCCGATGGAACAGAGATGTCTTCAGTGGAAGCAGAGAGGGACAGAACTGAGAGGGAAATTGTCCTGAATCCCGAATTCGCCGAAAAACCTGTACTTGGAATATGCCGTGGCATCCAGGCGCTTTCTGTATTTCTTGGAGGGAAACTGATACAGGACATCCCCGCTTACCAGAAGTCTGCATCCTCCAACAGGACGTTGAATCACAGGCAGAAAGAGCACAGAAGCCAATTTTCGCATTACATAACAATAAACGAGGGCAGCAGACTTTACAGCATATTCGGCACAGGATCGAGGATGGTCAACTCCCTTCACCACCAGTCCGTCAAAACACCGCCTCCAGGCTGGAATGTCACTGCCTTCTCCGATGATGGAATAGTCGAAGCGATGGAGCTGCCGGGAAATGTTTTCAAGGTTGCAGTCCAGTGGCATCCGGAAGAACTGATCGGCCATTGCGAAATGGACATGAAGCTGTTCGAGTCTTTCGTCAGGAGTGCAGCAGAATACGCCGAATCGGCGGTTAACGGCAATAGGAAAAAATAA